The Geomonas ferrireducens DNA segment TTCGGCACCATGAGTGAGGTCTTCGCGGGAAGGGGGGAGGGGCTTCCCGGCGCCCCCGACGGGGTGTATTCGTGAGCGGGCTATCGGTCGAACTCTACGGGGGGGACGGGACGGAGTGGGACGCCTTCGTCGCCTCACATCCCGCATCGACCAGCTACCATCGTTACCTCTGGAGAAAGGTGGTTGAGGAGAGCTTCGGACACCGTGGGTACTACCTGCTGGCACGTTCCGGCGGCAGGACCGTCGGGGTGCTCCCGATCATCCACATGAAAAGCAGGCTCTTTGGCAATTTTCTGGTCTCCGTTCCCTTTTTCAATTACGGAGGGGTTCTTTGCAGCGACCCCGCCGGGAGATCCGCCCTCCTGAAAGAGGGGGGACGCGTCATGGCGGAGTGTGACGCTTCGTACCTTGAACTGCGCCACCTGGCGGATCCTCTCCCAGGACTTGCCACCCGCAGCCACAAGGTGACCATGGTCCTGGACCTTGCCCCCGACTCCGAGAGCCAGTGGGGGCGATTCAGCCCGAAGCTCAGGAACCAGGTGAGAAAGGCGCAAAAAAGTGGGCTGGAGGTGATGGTAGGGGGCGCTGAGCTTCTCGACGGGTTCTATCGTGTGTTCTGCCGCAACATGCGCGACTTGGGGACCCCGGTGTACGGACGGGAGTTCTTCGAGAACGTCCTGCATGCCCGAGAAGTAGACCCCCGCGTCATCTCCGTCCTGCGCGGCGGCGAAACCATCGCCTCGGGCATCATGACCCGTTTCCGAGACAGGGTCGAGGTCCCCTGGGCCTCCTCCAATCGCGATTTCCGGGAGTGTTGCCCGAACAACATGCTCTACTGGGAGGCGATCAGGCTCGCCATCGGCGAAGGGGCACACAGCTTCGACTTCGGGCGTTCCACCCCGGGCGAAGGGACGTACCTCTTCAAGAAACAGTGGGGTGCCGAGCCTGTGCCCCTTTACTGGCAGTACCTTTTGCGACCAGGAGCGGAGCTTCCTGATCTGAACCCGGCCAACCCGAAGTTCCGCCTCGCGGTGCAAGGGTGGCGGAGGCTCCCCGTGGCGCTCACCCGGCTTTTGGGACCGGCCATCGTCAGGAACATCCCATAGCGGAGGGGCGTGATGCGCGTAGGTAGAACCCTTCCCCCAGCGGCGGTACCGATTTCCTTTAGGGAGATTCTTTCCGGTCTTGCGGGCCTCGCCTCCGGCAGGAAGACCGTTGCGCGGTTCGAGACGGAGTTGCAGGAGTATTACGGGGTTAGCCATGTATCCCTGGTCAATTCGGGAAAGACCGCCTTGACCGTCATCCTGACCGTTCTGAAGGAGTTGCATCCGGGACGGGAAGAGGTCGTCATTCCCGCCTACACCTGCTACTCGGTCCCGGCCGCGGTGACCAGGGCGGGGCTTAAGGTGCTCCCCTGTGACGTGGACCCGGCGACCCTCGATTACGACTGGGAGAAACTCGAGGGGGCGCTCGACAGCGGGCGCGTGCTGTGCGCCGTGTCAGCACATCTTTTCGGGTTTCCCGCCGATGTGGACCGGCTGAAGGAACTCGCTTCTCCTCGCGGCATCTTCGTGGTGGAGGATGCAGCCCAGGCGATGGGAGGGGAGGTCGGCGGGAGAAAAATCGGCACCCTGGGGGATATAGCTCTCTTCAGTCTCGGGCGCGGCAAGGCTTTCTCCACGGTGTCAGGCGGCATCATCCTGACCGGAGACGCAAGACTTGGCGACGCGGTGACGCGGGCGGTCCGGGGGCTGCCGCACGAAGGGGGGGGCGATTTTCTGCTGACGTTCTGCTACGCCCTCGCGCTCTCCCTGCTGGTCCGACCCGGCCTCTTCTGGCTGCCAAAGGCGCTCCCCTTTCTGAGGTTGGGGGAGACCCGATTCGACCCGAGGTTCTCCATGAAGCAGCTGGGGGCGTTCCAGGTGGGGCTTGCCAGGGGGTGGCAGGAGAGACTTGCCAGACTGCGCGAGACGCGCCTGAGGAAAGCGGTATTCCTGGAAAAGGCCGGGGTGAAAGCCACGGCACGGCTCAAGAGGGCGTTTCCGAACCTGATCAGGTTTCCGGTGCTCGTGGACGAGGCCAAGCGGAGACGCTTGATCGAGATGAGTGAGGAAGAGGGGCTGGGGGTGGCGCTGGTCTACCCCGACGCGGTAACCGGGATCGCCGAACTGAGAGGGACGCTCTTGGGCGGTCCGGCTCCGCAGGCCGAGCAGGTGGCTAAGCGCCTTGTTTCGCTCCCCTTGCACCCATATGTGACGGAAAAAGACCTGCGGCGGATAGCGGACCTGATTAACTCCGGTGCAGGCGAGGGCGGGAAGTGAGACGTACCGGGAGATCTGGTGATGGGACTGGCACGAAACGACAAAATAAAATTAACCCTGCTACTTGGTCTTTGGTTCCTGGTCTTTTACCCTGTCGTCCCCGAGATGGTGCGGGACTGGGCCGGCCATTCCGACAACAACCACGGTTTTCTGGTGCCGCTCATAGCGCTCTACCTCATCTGGCAGAAAAAAGATGAACTTCTGAGCGCCGAGATGGACTCCTCGAAGTGGGGGGCAGTGGTTCTCGTTGCCGG contains these protein-coding regions:
- a CDS encoding FemAB family XrtA/PEP-CTERM system-associated protein: MSGLSVELYGGDGTEWDAFVASHPASTSYHRYLWRKVVEESFGHRGYYLLARSGGRTVGVLPIIHMKSRLFGNFLVSVPFFNYGGVLCSDPAGRSALLKEGGRVMAECDASYLELRHLADPLPGLATRSHKVTMVLDLAPDSESQWGRFSPKLRNQVRKAQKSGLEVMVGGAELLDGFYRVFCRNMRDLGTPVYGREFFENVLHAREVDPRVISVLRGGETIASGIMTRFRDRVEVPWASSNRDFRECCPNNMLYWEAIRLAIGEGAHSFDFGRSTPGEGTYLFKKQWGAEPVPLYWQYLLRPGAELPDLNPANPKFRLAVQGWRRLPVALTRLLGPAIVRNIP
- a CDS encoding DegT/DnrJ/EryC1/StrS family aminotransferase, which translates into the protein MRVGRTLPPAAVPISFREILSGLAGLASGRKTVARFETELQEYYGVSHVSLVNSGKTALTVILTVLKELHPGREEVVIPAYTCYSVPAAVTRAGLKVLPCDVDPATLDYDWEKLEGALDSGRVLCAVSAHLFGFPADVDRLKELASPRGIFVVEDAAQAMGGEVGGRKIGTLGDIALFSLGRGKAFSTVSGGIILTGDARLGDAVTRAVRGLPHEGGGDFLLTFCYALALSLLVRPGLFWLPKALPFLRLGETRFDPRFSMKQLGAFQVGLARGWQERLARLRETRLRKAVFLEKAGVKATARLKRAFPNLIRFPVLVDEAKRRRLIEMSEEEGLGVALVYPDAVTGIAELRGTLLGGPAPQAEQVAKRLVSLPLHPYVTEKDLRRIADLINSGAGEGGK